GAGGTAGTGGCTAAGTTCAGCGACTTGAAAACCTTGTCTGTAGATGACTTGCTGCCCGCCGCGGCTCCTGTACCAGCTGCACCTGTCACGGCTTCTTCGGCCCCTGAAGCGGCCCCGGTTCAAACCAACACGCCTGTTGAAGCGCCCGCTGCCGCGCCGGCTCCTTCGTTCAGACCCATTGTGGGCTCGCCGGAACCAGCCCTAACCCAGCGTTTCCAAACCGAACAAAAACCTACCCTCAACGACCGCCTCAAGCAACCCGTGAGCGCCACGTTGGCCGACCGGCAGCAGGACCAGAAAATTGGATCTTTGCGAGACGCCATTTCCATTAACCAGCGCTTCTCCTTCATCAATGAACTCTTTGACGGCGACAACATGGCCTACCACAGCGCCATCAAAGAACTGGATGAACAACAATCCGCTGATGCCGCCAAGAACTTCCTGTTACAGGATTTGGGCAGCAAATACAACTGGAGCAAGAAAGAAGAGCACGTGCAGAAACTGACTAAACTGATTGACCGCAAATTTGTGTAATTCCCGTTTTCGGCTTCGTTTCCGGAAATGAGCCCCAAAACGCCCGGCTTTTAAGAAAAGGCCGGGCTTTTTTGCGTTTTGGGCAAAGGGCTATGAAAGTTATCTGAAGTTAGTTACCTTTTTACTACGAATGGCTTCCTATGGATGAGGAAGTATTTAGCGCTACTAATCTTCTAGCCCAAGCTGATATTCTGCGCGAAGGCAATGAAAAATAACTTTCATATCCTAAAATCTAAACAACTTTAGTGTTACTCAATTGACTTTCAAGTAACATAACTTATGAATTAGGCCTACCACCAACCCAGCAATTATTCACTTATTCCTATATTGTTTAAGATATTTGGTAGATTGTGCCATTATCCTATTAATAAGCAGAAAGTAGCAACAACTCAGATATCAGATAGCCTATTAACAAAATTACTATGCAATATCTATCACTACGATTTTTTCAAAAACAATCACTTGTATTTTTTTGGCTAACAGTCTTCATAATCATAGGTTCATTTTCTGCTGTCGAAGCCCAGCAGCCTCCAGGAACATTGGACTTAACATTTAATCCCAATGATCTTGGTCTTGGTGATGGTTTAGCCGGAGGCAGCGTAAATACATCAGCCGTTCAGGCAGATGGAAAAATTCTTATCGGAGGGTCGTTCACCTTTTATAATGGCATCAGCCGTAATCGTATTGCGCGATTAAACATAGACGGTTCCATTGACAATAGCTTTAACCCCGGTGCTGGAGTAGTAGATGGTGGAATTCTAATTCTATCAATACAGCCAGATGGAAAAATCCTAATCGGCGGAGATTTCTCTTCATATAATGGCATCAGCCGCAAACACATTGCGCGTTTGAATGTAGATGGCTCCCTGGACAATTCTTTTAATTCTGGCATAGGTCCTAATGATGCCATTTTTAATGAAACACTTATAAGAACCTTAGTTGTGCAGCCCGATGGTAAGATTTTAATTGGAGGTGAATTTACTACTTTTAACGGGGAAATGCATAAGCGCATTGTTCGCCTGAATATTGATGGCTCATTAGATAATAGCTTTGAGACTGGCTCTGGTGTAGAAGACGGTCAGCTTTTATCAATAGCGATACAACCTGATGGCAAAATCCTTATTGGTGGTCAGTTCACCTCATATAATGGCACTGCATGTAACCGTATTATCCGACTTAATCCTAATGGCTCCCAAGACCACTCATTCAATGCAATTAATGTGGGAAGTTATATATATACAATAGTTCTACAGCCCGATGGCAAAATTTTAGTTGGAGGAGGAGGGGGAATAAATATAGTTCGTCTACACTCTGATGGCACTAGAGATACCAGCTTTAATGATCGAACTATGTGGATTAGTGTTCTAACCATAGGACTACAACTAGATGGAAAAATTGTAGTCAGCATGAATTTAACCTTTGATGAAGGCGATATCCCTAATGTAATTACTAGACTAAATGCTGATGGCACTCCTGATGTAACCTTTAATATTGAAGGGGATGGAGTAGACAATTTTGTAAACACTGTTTCATTTCAGCCAGATGGCAAGATTTTCATTGGAGGGCAATTCACTTCTTATAACCGAAAGGAACGCAAATACGGCACTCGTTTAAACTCTGATGGATCTTTAGACATTAATTTTAATCCTCAGACCGGTGCCAATAATACTGTAACAACCCTTTCAGTGCAGGAAGACGGCAAAATACTTCTAGGCGGTGATTTCACATCCTACGAAGACATAAGCCGGAACCGGATCGCACGTCTCAACGCAGACGGTACTTTGGATACATCATTCGACCCAGGAATAGGTCCAAATTATTATGTTAATTTCCTATTAAAACAGCCTGATAATAAAATACTAATAGGCGGACATTTTACTTCTTACAATAGTACGAGCCGTAACCACATCGCCCGTCTGAACGCAGACGGCACACTGGACACATCCTTCGACCCAGGGGTAGGAACTAATGGCCCAATCTACAACATGATTGTGCAGCCAGATAACAAGATAATTGTAAGTGGTTCATTTACTTCCTATGATGGAATAACTCGGAACCGCATAGCTCGTTTACATTCTAACGGCTCTTTAGACACTGGTTTTAATCCAGGCACTGGAGCTAATGATGAAATAAAAGCCCTAGTGGTGCAGCCTAATGGCAAGGTACTAATAGGCGGCTCATTCACATCCTTCAACAGCACGGGCCGCAACCGAGTCGCCCGCCTCAATGCAAATGGCTCCTTGGACACCTCCTTCGACCCTGGCTCAGGATTTAATGCTGAAATTAAAGCATTGATATTAGGGCCTGACGGTAAGGTGATTGTAGGCGGCTCATTCACATCCTTCAACGGCACGGGCCGCAACCGAATCGCCCGCCTCAATGCAAATGGTTCTTTAGATACCTCCTTCGATCCAGGCTCCGGAACCAATGGTTTTATTAATACCTTGGTGATACAGACCAACGGGAAAATCATCATAGCCGGTAATTTTGGCATCTACAACGGCATGGCACGCAGCAAAATTGCCCGCTTGGGCCCAAACGGCTCCCCAGACGCATCCTTCTACACCGACCAAGGCCCTAATAGTGATGTTAATACTCTAGCTCTGCAGCCTGACGGAAAAATACTTGTAGGCGGGTATTTCACCTCTTATGACCGCAGGGGCCGCAACCGCGTCGCTCGTATTTTCGGAGGAGAAACTACATTTACTTGGATGGGGCCCTTTTCCAACACTTGGGGAGTAACCAACAACTGGAATGACTCCCGCAACTGGAGTAGCTATACAGTTCCCACCTCTGCGGACGATGTGGTAATTCCTGCTGGGCGTTTACTTTACCCAGTTTTATCTTCGAGCGTCGCATTGGGCATCGCTTCGGTTAAGAACCTGACAGTGGAAGCGGGTGCCAGTCTAACCATAACAAGCGGCAACCTTTCTCTCTTCGGCAATTTTATCAATAGCGGAATATTTTCTCACACAAATGGCTTAGTCTCGTTCACGGGTGCCACCACACAGACTGTTTCGGGCAGCTCTTCCACCATTTTCCGTAACTTGACCATAGGCAGCCAGGGCCTAAGCTTGAATTCAGCGGCAGGTTTAAAAGGCATTCTTACCCTCACGGGCAATTTAACTACCAATGGCAACCCGTTCACTGTCATTTCTGATGCCTCGGGCACGGGCATGGTGGTGAACAGCGGGGGCGTAGTAAACGGAACGGTCACTGTGCAAAGGCGCATTCATGCGTCTGCCAACGGCGGAAGAGGCTACCGGCATTATGCATCGCCGGTGGTCAACACTACGGTGGCAGACTTAGCCACGGCGGGTTTTACTCCCATTGTGAACCCAGCGTACAACGCATTGCCCACACCGCCCATTAGTTTCTACACCGCGGTTACCTACCCTACTATTTTCGCCTATGAAGAGAGTCGCCTCAGTTCAGATTTCCCTGGCTTTGGTATTGGCTGGGCTTCGCCCTCTTCCCTTTCCTCCGTCCTTACCCCCGGCAGAGGCTACAGTGTAAACATACCCGCAACTGCTACTGTAGATTTAAACGGCACCTTAAACAACGGGCCTGTCAGTGTGAGCCTAAGCCGCGGCCCAGTGGCTGAGTCAGGATGGCACTTACTAGGTAATCCTTACCCTTCCCCTATCACTTGGAGCAACATTACCTTGCCAGCGAACGTGGGTAATGCGGTGTACGCGTTCCGAACCTCTGGGGGCTCTAACGGTTCATATGCTTACTATGTCAACGGGGTGGGTAACCTCACCAACGGCACCATCCCCATGATGCAGGGCTTCTTTGTGAGAGCGTCTGGTCCAGCCACTTTCACCTTCACCAACGCCGCCCGTTTAAAAGAGTATGCAAACCCCTCTTTCCGTACGGGCACCACCAGGCCACTGTTAGAACTGCACCTGTCAGCGGCAGACGGCCAGCGTGACGAAGCGTTTTTCTATCTGGAAGAAGGAGCCACACTAGGCGTTGACGGGGGCTATGACGCTTTCAAGGTGCAGGACAATTACGGAGGGCAGCCTACCCTTTATTCTTTTGCGGCCTCTGAGAAATTATCTGTGACCGGGCTGCCACCCATGCAGGGGCAAGCTATGATAGTGCCGCTTGGCCTAAAGACCAGCCAAGTGGGGCAGCACACATTCAAGGCAGTCAAGTTGCTAAATTTTGAAGAGGAGACCCACGTGATTCTGGAGGACAAATCATTGGGCATCTTAAAAAACCTTACTCGTGAGCCTGAATATTCTTTCACCCCCTCAGCTAATGACCAAAGTAGGTTTGTGCTTCACTTTCAAAATGCTAGGCTTACCAGTTTACATGACCTTGAGCGGGAGGCAACAGTGG
This region of Rufibacter sp. LB8 genomic DNA includes:
- a CDS encoding T9SS type A sorting domain-containing protein; the encoded protein is MQYLSLRFFQKQSLVFFWLTVFIIIGSFSAVEAQQPPGTLDLTFNPNDLGLGDGLAGGSVNTSAVQADGKILIGGSFTFYNGISRNRIARLNIDGSIDNSFNPGAGVVDGGILILSIQPDGKILIGGDFSSYNGISRKHIARLNVDGSLDNSFNSGIGPNDAIFNETLIRTLVVQPDGKILIGGEFTTFNGEMHKRIVRLNIDGSLDNSFETGSGVEDGQLLSIAIQPDGKILIGGQFTSYNGTACNRIIRLNPNGSQDHSFNAINVGSYIYTIVLQPDGKILVGGGGGINIVRLHSDGTRDTSFNDRTMWISVLTIGLQLDGKIVVSMNLTFDEGDIPNVITRLNADGTPDVTFNIEGDGVDNFVNTVSFQPDGKIFIGGQFTSYNRKERKYGTRLNSDGSLDINFNPQTGANNTVTTLSVQEDGKILLGGDFTSYEDISRNRIARLNADGTLDTSFDPGIGPNYYVNFLLKQPDNKILIGGHFTSYNSTSRNHIARLNADGTLDTSFDPGVGTNGPIYNMIVQPDNKIIVSGSFTSYDGITRNRIARLHSNGSLDTGFNPGTGANDEIKALVVQPNGKVLIGGSFTSFNSTGRNRVARLNANGSLDTSFDPGSGFNAEIKALILGPDGKVIVGGSFTSFNGTGRNRIARLNANGSLDTSFDPGSGTNGFINTLVIQTNGKIIIAGNFGIYNGMARSKIARLGPNGSPDASFYTDQGPNSDVNTLALQPDGKILVGGYFTSYDRRGRNRVARIFGGETTFTWMGPFSNTWGVTNNWNDSRNWSSYTVPTSADDVVIPAGRLLYPVLSSSVALGIASVKNLTVEAGASLTITSGNLSLFGNFINSGIFSHTNGLVSFTGATTQTVSGSSSTIFRNLTIGSQGLSLNSAAGLKGILTLTGNLTTNGNPFTVISDASGTGMVVNSGGVVNGTVTVQRRIHASANGGRGYRHYASPVVNTTVADLATAGFTPIVNPAYNALPTPPISFYTAVTYPTIFAYEESRLSSDFPGFGIGWASPSSLSSVLTPGRGYSVNIPATATVDLNGTLNNGPVSVSLSRGPVAESGWHLLGNPYPSPITWSNITLPANVGNAVYAFRTSGGSNGSYAYYVNGVGNLTNGTIPMMQGFFVRASGPATFTFTNAARLKEYANPSFRTGTTRPLLELHLSAADGQRDEAFFYLEEGATLGVDGGYDAFKVQDNYGGQPTLYSFAASEKLSVTGLPPMQGQAMIVPLGLKTSQVGQHTFKAVKLLNFEEETHVILEDKSLGILKNLTREPEYSFTPSANDQSRFVLHFQNARLTSLHDLEREATVVIYPNPTSTGSLRISLEKAKGKKLMASLYSSVGKLVSYQETEIKGGTVQSQISTQGLPAGMYLLKLSNGLSETTRKVIVQ